The sequence TGTGCCCACCGGCGCCCATGGATACGCCCTGCATGACCAACCGGTTGAATTCCAATCGCTTTTCGGGGGTTGCTTTTTCCACGGGCACATCTGACTTGGCGCTCATCATGCCGCATCCGATGTCGTAGCCGACAGGTCCCATGGCGATTGCGCCTTCGTGATGATCGGTGATCAAAACACAGCCAACCGGCACGCCGTAGCCGTAGTGCGTGTCAGGTGTTATGACGACCATTTTAACACCGGGAAATCTGGTGGCATTTACGATCTGTCTGTAGATGATGTCTTCAGTTTCTTGCAGTAGTGAATGTGTTAAAAACAGGCGTACCGGCACGTCACCAATGTCTTCGGTAGACAGCGCGAAGTAACCATCATCATTCCACTTTGCCAGCTGTTTCCAGTTGTGACCATTTTTCAGCGCTTTGGCAAGTTTAAGCGCTTTAGCATCTGTATTTTGTTTTGACATGATTTTGTCCTACACCATTTGTGTGCCACCGTTCACGGGAAGGTAGGCACCTGTAATAAAACGTGCTTCTGTGGATGCGAGCAACAGTACTGCTCCGGCGATGTCTTCAGGCATCGCCACTCTACGGAGTGGTGCGGCTTGAGCAAAAGTGTCTTTCTGCTCTGAAGACATGAATGCGGTCGCATCTGTCTCCACCAAACCTGGTGCAATTACATTGACTCGTATGCCGTGCGGTCCTAATTCGAAGGCGAGACTGCGCACGAAAGCGTCAAGAGCCGCTTTGGCGCTGGAATGCGCAATGAATCCGGAGACGGGATGACGCGATAGCCCCGTGCTGATTGCAATAATGTTGCCCTTTCGTTTCTGCACCATAGGCGGTACTACTTCTTTGCAGATGAAGAAAGCTGATTTCAATTCGCCAACCAGTTTCTTTTCGAAGTCAGTCCAGCTGTGATCGATGAACGATTTCATCGAGAAGCTTGGAGAAGCATTCAAGATAACGGTATCGATAAATGAGAACTGCTCTACTGCAGTCTCGATCATCTTTTTTACTTCCGCTTCGTTGTTGACGTCAGCTTTGATGGCTATTGCCGAACCGCCGTGCGACTTGATGTGGTCGACGACATTATTGGCTTCGCGAGCACTGCGATTGTAGTTGACAATGACTTTTGCGCCATGTGCCGCCAGCAGCTTTGCAGTTGCCGCGCCAATGCCTCGACTCGCGCCGGTCACGAGTATGACTCGATTGGCCAGCATAGGTTGGTCGATTGTGCCAATGGGCTTTGTGCTCAACTCAGCCATGATTCACCTCATATTCATATAGTTGGAATATTGTAAGGGATACAGAAGTCAACGGGCGACAGTACTAACTGCCCAGGATGCCCTTTCCGCAATTTTTTAGATTCGATTCGATTAAATCTGAAGCCGCTATTTCTTCTTGAAAATGTTGAATCGATCGAAGAGATTTTCTTCCGGTGCATTGTAGCTTGAGGCCTGCGGCGCCTCAAGGGATGCTAATCTGCACGCACTGAGCAGGTCAAGACTTTCCTGAAAAGCTTTGAAGCGGTTCTTCATCTGGGTGCGGTCGAAGACGCGACTCAGGTCGAACATGAAGATGCTGCCAGTTTGAATGCCTGCTACTTTCATTGAACAGATCAGAAAGTCTTGCAGACCGTCCGAATTAATCAAGACCTCGCGTACTACTGGAAGTCCAATGAATTTGCGGGCGTTGATTGCATCGTTACTGGTTATCGAATACAAATACTCGATTTCCGCAAAGCCTGTGTTGGGTACTTCCGAGCACATCAACATCGGCGGAATGGCTGCGCCGAGGCTGTCTGTCCAGTCGAACTTTTTGCGTTTTATATTGAGTGTAAAACTCTCCAGCGGCACGTATGAAACCTTGCCTGTGATGGTGTGACCGGTGGTCTGGAACGATATCGTCCAGTTCTTATATTGCTTTTCGACTGACGCAGTGTGAATAGTCGACAGCGGAACGGTGCCTTCCGTGAAGCTTCCGTCGATCTCTGCTGCTAAAAGGCGCCAGGTATCGCAAGTTTTTTCCCACGCGTTCATGATTTCACCTCTTCTGGATAATGCTATATGCCCAGTTTCTGCGCGAGGCTTACTTGGTCGCTTGTGAGTTTTTACGTTCGTTAGCCATCTCGCTCATCTCTTTATCAGTGCGGGGAGGCGCCAAAACCGCCGCCGCCTGGTGTTTCGATCACAAAGACATCGCCTTCTTCCAAATCAATTGTTGCTGTAGCGCCCAGGTCTATGCGCTTTCCGTCCCGCTTAATGGCATAGTTGAGTCCTTTTGCGCCGCATTCGCCGCCCTGCATGCCAAATGGCGCAACTGATCTGCGCAGGGAGAGAATTGAGGCGCTCATCGCCTGGCAAAATCGAATTCTTCGAAGAACACCGTCGCCGCCTTTGTGTCGACCCTTACCACCGCTGTTTTGGCGGATTGAGAATTCTTCCAGCACGACGGGGAAACGCATCTCCAGTATTTCTGGATCGGTGAGTCTCGAGTTGGTCATGTTTGTTTGAACTGCGCTCGCGCCATCAAAGTCGGGTCCGGCGCCTGAGCCACCAGATATGGTTTCATAGTACTGATGATTCTGGTTGCCGAAAGTAAAGTTGTTCATGGTTCCTTGCGAAGCCGCCATGACCCCAAGTGCGCCGTAGAGAGCATCGGTGATTTGCTGCGACGTCTCCACATTTCCTGCCACTATTGCCGCTGGATATTTGGGATTGAGCAAGCTGTGATCAGGAATTTTTATAGTTAGAGGCGCGAGAAATCCATCATTAAGCGGAATGTCGTCGTCGATCAATGTGCGGAAAACGTACATTACGGCTGCGTTCGTGATCGCTTTCGGGGCGTTCATATTGCCTTTCAGTTGCGCTGAAGTGCCGCTAAAATCCAGTATGACCCCATTGCCGTCCGGGCTTATTTTTACTTCGACGCTTATGCTGGCACCGTTATCCATTTTGCAGACGAAGCTTCCATCGTGCAGCGATTTGATTGCATTGCGCACCGCCAGTTCGGCGTTTTCCTGAACAAAGCGCATATATGCTTGCACCACGTGCGCACTGTGAGATCTGCACAGCGCAGTAAGGGCTTGTTCGCCTCGCACATTTGCTGCAACCTGTGCTTTGAGATCAGCTACGTTCTGAGCGATGTTCCTGGCGGGGTAGGGCCCGGAACTGAGCAATCGTTTGATCTCGTCTTCTGCGAATAGTCCGTTTCTGAGGAGCTGAAAGTTGTCGATCACGATTCCTTCTTCAACAAGAGACTGGCTATTGGCTGGCATGGAGCCTGGCGTTATACCACCGATATCGGCGTGGTGCCCTCGGGACGCCAGGTAGAACGATGGCGCAGTAGCAGTAGCATTAGCATTAGTACTAGCAGCCGTAGCCGTGGCAGCCGTAGCGGTAGCAGTGGTAGCCGGAGCAGTAGCCGTTGCGGCCGTATCATCGTTACCATGATCGTCGTCAATAAAGACTGGCGATACAACCGTAATATCAGGCAAGTGTGTACCACCCGCGTAAGGATTGTTTGAAACAAAAACATCGCCTTTAGTCATCTGATTGGCTCGACGCGTAATTATTTCTTGCACGCAGGCGCTCATCGAGCCAAGGTGTACGGGAATGTGAGGGGCGTTTGCTACCAATCTTCCGTGGCGATCAAAAATGGCACACGAAAAGTCCAGACGTTCTTTGATGTTGATCGACTGGCTCGTATTTTGCAGTGCAGCACCCATCTGTTCTGCTGTAGACATGAAGATGTGATTGAAGAGTTCGAGTTTTGTTGGATCTGGCTTTTGTAGATCCATTTTGACGGTGCTTGCGGCGACGAGTTCGGATGTGCGCTCAATAACAATCGATCCATTGGTGTCCACAGCGGCGCGCCAATCCGTTTCAATCAGTGTTGTGCTCATCTTTTCGGCAATCAATGCTGGACCTTTTATTTGCGTTGAGACGCCCAGCTCTTCGCTGGTCCATAAAGGTACTTCCTGCCAGGCTTGGTTCAGATAGACGTTGCATTTTTGGCGCGCTTTCTGTTCCTTTTGGGGTGACGCTGCAGTATTTTTCTGCGGCGGCATCTTTGCTTCAGCTTCCACTGATGCCGATTCAATGATCAGGTTCTTTTCCGGAGAAGTGAAACCAAATCGATCCTTGTGGATTTTTTCAAATGCGGTTCTCAAGCTTTGTAGAGAGCCGAATGGCACTGAGATAGCCATGTCCGTTCCCTCATATCGAAGCGCCAGAGTTCTGGTTGCGCTGACCTGTTCATTGCCGATCAGTTGAGGCGCCAGTTCGAATTCGCAAGCTCTCGTCAGCTTGTCCAGAGTTTTTACCGCGACTTTTAGATTGCCTTCTGTCAAGGAAAGTTCTACTGATTCATTTTTGACCGTTGTGAGATTGGCAGTGCCTATGCCGTACGCAGAAAGTACTCCTGCCAGCGGGTGAATA is a genomic window of Candidatus Melainabacteria bacterium containing:
- a CDS encoding SDR family oxidoreductase, coding for MLANRVILVTGASRGIGAATAKLLAAHGAKVIVNYNRSAREANNVVDHIKSHGGSAIAIKADVNNEAEVKKMIETAVEQFSFIDTVILNASPSFSMKSFIDHSWTDFEKKLVGELKSAFFICKEVVPPMVQKRKGNIIAISTGLSRHPVSGFIAHSSAKAALDAFVRSLAFELGPHGIRVNVIAPGLVETDATAFMSSEQKDTFAQAAPLRRVAMPEDIAGAVLLLASTEARFITGAYLPVNGGTQMV
- a CDS encoding 5-oxoprolinase, with translation MKTQTDKAFSACWQFWIDRGGTFTDVIGLSPNGDLVTEKLLSENPRQYKDAATAGIRKILGLTPESSIPADRIDCVKIGTTVATNALLERKGEPTVFVTNKGFGDCLRIAYQNRPDIFARKITLPEQLYSHVIEIDCRYDFTGKELTPLDEASARRALKDAFETGYTSCAIALMHGYKYPEHEQRLRDIAISVGFTQISTSHETSPLVKLISRGDTSVADAALSPVLRRYVAQVQEELNGVRLLFMQSNGGLADAAHFKGKDSLLSGPAGGVVGAAAVGNASGAANIIAFDMGGTSTDVSHICGGYERTTEAVLAGIRVKAPMIAINTVAAGGGSICTFDGFRMRVGPASAGALPGPASYGNDGPLTITDCNVLLGRIQPDFFPKVFGPSGDQGLDKTKVEQLFSKLAHSMPDSPAPEAVAQGFLTIAVAKMAAAIKQISIEKGHDISNYALVAFGGAGGQHACQIADALGIRRIIIHPLAGVLSAYGIGTANLTTVKNESVELSLTEGNLKVAVKTLDKLTRACEFELAPQLIGNEQVSATRTLALRYEGTDMAISVPFGSLQSLRTAFEKIHKDRFGFTSPEKNLIIESASVEAEAKMPPQKNTAASPQKEQKARQKCNVYLNQAWQEVPLWTSEELGVSTQIKGPALIAEKMSTTLIETDWRAAVDTNGSIVIERTSELVAASTVKMDLQKPDPTKLELFNHIFMSTAEQMGAALQNTSQSINIKERLDFSCAIFDRHGRLVANAPHIPVHLGSMSACVQEIITRRANQMTKGDVFVSNNPYAGGTHLPDITVVSPVFIDDDHGNDDTAATATAPATTATATAATATAASTNANATATAPSFYLASRGHHADIGGITPGSMPANSQSLVEEGIVIDNFQLLRNGLFAEDEIKRLLSSGPYPARNIAQNVADLKAQVAANVRGEQALTALCRSHSAHVVQAYMRFVQENAELAVRNAIKSLHDGSFVCKMDNGASISVEVKISPDGNGVILDFSGTSAQLKGNMNAPKAITNAAVMYVFRTLIDDDIPLNDGFLAPLTIKIPDHSLLNPKYPAAIVAGNVETSQQITDALYGALGVMAASQGTMNNFTFGNQNHQYYETISGGSGAGPDFDGASAVQTNMTNSRLTDPEILEMRFPVVLEEFSIRQNSGGKGRHKGGDGVLRRIRFCQAMSASILSLRRSVAPFGMQGGECGAKGLNYAIKRDGKRIDLGATATIDLEEGDVFVIETPGGGGFGASPH